In Bradyrhizobium erythrophlei, a single genomic region encodes these proteins:
- a CDS encoding LysR substrate-binding domain-containing protein, producing the protein MRKLPPLNAVRAFEAAARYISFTKAADELRVTHGAISRQVALLEDWFGVKLFRRAPSQLTLTPAGHIYYREVTAVLDRLALASMNLKQHGSNSVLRISAPPTFTMRWLIRRISSFQRLRPDVEPLLTTSIAPINTHDNSFDVAIRGNVGDPPQGWRSQHFMTEMIAPVCHVDLLSRQRLGKPQDLKDHTLITYLTEPYPWRQWFSQAGVEIDAAQETLRFEQMFFALQATQERMGIGLFPLFLVIDELISGQLCLPFGELGLRKREYQSYSRVENDGSNSPVRDFAAWLIEAGHETEQFMLNWAGSMGWRF; encoded by the coding sequence ATGAGGAAATTACCGCCGCTCAACGCGGTAAGGGCATTCGAGGCGGCTGCGCGATATATCAGTTTTACCAAGGCTGCCGACGAACTTCGTGTGACGCATGGCGCCATCAGCCGGCAGGTGGCGCTGCTGGAGGACTGGTTCGGCGTCAAACTGTTTCGGCGCGCGCCGTCGCAACTCACATTGACCCCCGCCGGCCATATCTATTACCGCGAAGTCACCGCCGTTCTGGACCGGCTGGCGCTGGCGTCGATGAACCTCAAACAGCACGGCTCGAACTCGGTGTTGAGGATCAGCGCGCCGCCAACCTTCACCATGCGCTGGCTGATCCGCCGCATCTCTTCCTTTCAGCGGCTTCGGCCTGATGTCGAACCGCTGCTGACGACTTCGATTGCCCCGATCAATACCCATGACAACAGCTTCGATGTCGCGATCCGCGGCAACGTCGGCGACCCGCCGCAAGGCTGGCGCTCGCAGCATTTCATGACGGAGATGATAGCGCCGGTTTGCCACGTCGATTTGCTGTCGCGACAGCGGCTCGGCAAGCCGCAGGATCTTAAAGATCACACCCTGATCACCTATCTCACCGAGCCTTACCCCTGGCGCCAATGGTTTTCGCAAGCCGGCGTCGAAATCGATGCGGCGCAGGAAACGCTTCGCTTCGAACAGATGTTCTTCGCGCTCCAGGCGACGCAAGAGCGGATGGGCATCGGCCTGTTTCCCCTCTTCCTGGTGATCGACGAACTGATCAGCGGACAACTCTGCTTGCCGTTCGGCGAACTCGGCTTGCGGAAGCGCGAATATCAGTCCTATAGCCGGGTGGAGAACGATGGCAGCAACTCACCGGTCCGGGACTTCGCCGCCTGGCTGATCGAGGCCGGTCATGAGACCGAACAGTTCATGCTGAACTGGGCCGGGTCGATGGGGTGGCGTTTCTAG
- a CDS encoding cold-shock protein yields the protein MPTGTVKWFNGQKGFGFIQPNDGGNDVFVHISAVERAGLSGLAEGQKVSFQLKTDKMRGKVSAEDLSLA from the coding sequence ATGCCGACAGGTACTGTCAAGTGGTTCAACGGCCAGAAGGGTTTTGGCTTCATTCAGCCGAACGACGGCGGAAATGATGTGTTTGTGCACATCAGCGCGGTCGAACGAGCCGGTCTTTCCGGTCTCGCTGAGGGCCAGAAGGTCTCGTTCCAGCTCAAGACCGACAAGATGCGTGGTAAAGTAAGCGCCGAGGATTTGTCGCTGGCTTAA
- a CDS encoding transcriptional regulator, with product MNDKRAAGPSPESIARANRQRLAREEGLRAMADAEKQAAETRKNMQRLRALREAREADETSARAALPQPAKKKRKTRIAR from the coding sequence ATGAACGACAAGCGAGCGGCCGGTCCTTCTCCTGAAAGCATAGCGCGCGCCAACCGGCAGCGTTTGGCGCGGGAAGAAGGTTTGCGCGCGATGGCGGATGCGGAAAAACAGGCCGCTGAAACCCGAAAGAACATGCAGCGCCTTCGCGCTTTGCGGGAAGCCAGGGAAGCGGACGAGACCAGTGCCCGGGCGGCGCTCCCACAGCCGGCGAAGAAAAAACGCAAGACACGGATCGCGAGATGA
- a CDS encoding DUF3606 domain-containing protein: MKTRKPTYFRNSLDMRDKVQVKVLRKRLRLSDDQFASVVRKSGSSISAITKEAATVK, from the coding sequence ATGAAAACGCGCAAGCCCACCTATTTCCGCAATTCGCTGGATATGAGAGATAAAGTGCAGGTCAAGGTCCTGCGCAAGCGACTCAGGCTGTCGGACGACCAATTCGCCAGCGTCGTTCGGAAGTCCGGAAGTTCGATCTCAGCGATCACCAAGGAGGCCGCTACCGTGAAGTGA
- a CDS encoding flavin reductase family protein, whose protein sequence is MARSDLHLVGEIDEDEQQFRLIMRRLAGGVSVVTAGRDDDISGMTVTSLTSLSASPPRVLVSVNRQASSFALIQRHGLFGVNILGSDQLDLAKRFSNNSLKGRQRFDGVDWVTGVSGVPMLSRALATMECRVEEVIERHSHGIIIGRLIDFDLSSRVSSLVYWNGQYVEISHDDDLDLLADVSIPLAHAR, encoded by the coding sequence ATGGCAAGATCTGATCTTCATCTTGTTGGAGAGATCGACGAAGACGAACAGCAATTCCGCTTGATCATGCGGCGTCTCGCCGGCGGCGTCAGCGTGGTTACAGCCGGTCGAGACGATGATATTTCAGGGATGACCGTTACCTCCCTGACGTCGTTGAGTGCTTCGCCCCCACGTGTTCTGGTCAGCGTCAACAGACAGGCATCCTCCTTCGCCTTGATCCAGCGCCACGGGCTGTTTGGCGTCAATATCCTCGGCTCGGACCAGCTGGATCTGGCAAAGCGCTTCAGCAACAACTCGCTCAAAGGCCGTCAGCGTTTCGACGGCGTCGATTGGGTAACCGGTGTGTCCGGCGTACCGATGCTTAGTCGCGCCCTGGCGACAATGGAGTGCCGCGTTGAGGAAGTCATCGAACGTCACTCGCACGGGATCATCATTGGCAGGCTGATCGATTTCGACCTGTCCTCGAGAGTATCGAGCCTCGTCTATTGGAACGGTCAATATGTCGAGATTTCCCATGATGACGATCTCGATTTGCTGGCAGACGTGAGCATTCCCCTTGCTCATGCTCGGTGA
- a CDS encoding FAD/NAD(P)-binding protein gives MIRRHAIVIGGGASGVLLAYQLLRLGRRAFRVTIIEQRPEIGRGLAYHTGNPDHLLNVRAANMSALPEDPDHFWRWLTGRDLCQCPDRYCFVPRRAYGDYIASLIKPLISRGDENDGLRILNGECVSIRDNADGVVAELASGAQLAGDVAILATGHDSRKSPAACYTDPWAPPSAAGIDRDASVLVLGTGLTMVDYVLSMLRDGHRGPIVAMSRRGLMPTAHRRVPPLRIDEAQIPFGANASQLLRWLRHLVDVQRAQGGNWRGVIDGLRPFTQRLWRELPPDSRRRFLEHARAWWDIHRHRMAPEIEFKITKAIAERRLTVIAAKTVDISANPTGANVRYRRRGQTAIENLRVGAIADCTGIAKDPAATVNPAMRSLLDQGLAQIDPLRIGIEVGSDCAIVNRWGVSSRRLFAVGPLTRAAFWEISAVPDIRNQCIQLAEQLIKEANRTSLPVLDPPAVPRGVHEPRARAALVGHH, from the coding sequence ATGATCAGGCGGCATGCGATCGTTATCGGTGGCGGCGCGAGCGGCGTACTTCTCGCCTATCAGTTGCTTCGTCTCGGGCGCCGCGCGTTCCGCGTGACGATCATCGAACAGCGTCCCGAGATCGGACGTGGACTAGCGTATCACACCGGCAATCCGGATCATCTGCTCAACGTACGCGCCGCCAATATGAGCGCGTTGCCGGAGGATCCCGATCATTTCTGGCGCTGGCTGACCGGGCGCGATCTCTGCCAATGCCCGGACCGCTACTGCTTCGTGCCAAGACGCGCTTACGGCGACTATATCGCCAGCTTGATCAAGCCGCTGATTTCACGCGGTGATGAAAACGACGGCTTGAGAATTCTGAACGGCGAATGCGTCTCGATCCGCGACAACGCCGATGGCGTCGTTGCGGAATTGGCGAGCGGCGCGCAACTCGCCGGCGATGTTGCCATTCTGGCGACAGGACACGATTCCCGCAAATCCCCAGCTGCGTGTTATACCGATCCTTGGGCGCCACCATCCGCCGCTGGAATCGACCGGGACGCCTCCGTCCTGGTCCTCGGAACCGGCCTCACGATGGTCGACTACGTGCTCTCGATGTTGCGCGATGGCCATCGGGGACCCATCGTCGCCATGTCACGCCGCGGATTGATGCCGACGGCACACCGCCGAGTGCCGCCGCTGCGGATCGACGAAGCGCAGATACCCTTCGGCGCCAACGCCAGTCAATTGCTGCGCTGGCTCCGACACCTCGTCGATGTCCAACGCGCGCAGGGCGGTAACTGGCGAGGCGTGATCGACGGACTTCGTCCTTTCACACAACGCCTCTGGCGCGAACTTCCGCCCGACTCCAGGCGGCGCTTCCTTGAGCATGCACGGGCCTGGTGGGACATCCATCGCCATCGAATGGCGCCTGAAATCGAGTTCAAGATCACAAAAGCCATCGCGGAGCGCCGATTGACCGTGATCGCCGCCAAAACCGTCGATATCTCGGCGAATCCCACTGGCGCGAATGTCCGATATCGCCGCCGCGGCCAAACCGCGATCGAGAACCTCCGGGTCGGAGCTATCGCAGACTGCACCGGAATCGCAAAGGATCCGGCTGCGACAGTCAATCCGGCGATGCGCAGCCTGCTTGACCAGGGACTGGCGCAGATTGATCCGCTGCGTATCGGCATCGAGGTTGGGTCGGACTGCGCGATCGTCAACCGCTGGGGCGTGTCTTCGCGGCGGTTATTTGCCGTTGGTCCCCTGACCCGTGCGGCTTTCTGGGAGATAAGTGCGGTCCCGGATATCCGAAATCAGTGCATTCAACTCGCCGAACAGCTGATCAAGGAAGCGAACCGAACGTCGCTCCCCGTTCTCGACCCGCCCGCCGTGCCACGCGGGGTTCACGAGCCAAGAGCGAGAGCAGCCCTTGTCGGTCATCACTAA
- a CDS encoding metallophosphoesterase family protein translates to MSDYDDHHEDGVSRRHALECMLWAGTGVLWTVSGGIPRSSLIGSAQAAEGSGFTFLQISDSHVGFDKKANPNALGTLQEAIAKVKALPNKPSFMLHTGDITHLSKPKEFDDAAQVIGSSGLDTHYVPGEHDNLDDVPLKSYLERYGKGTKGTGWYSFNQNGVHFIGLNNVMNIEAGGMGKLGPEQLAWLADDVKGLSASTPIVVFAHIPLWTISKEWGWGTEDSENALSMLKRFGSVTVLNGHIHQLMQKVEGSVNFHTARSTAFPQPAPGSAPAPTPLVVPAEKLRSVLGIRTVIYTQGKELLAVTDQPLATA, encoded by the coding sequence ATGTCAGATTACGATGACCATCACGAAGATGGTGTCAGTCGCCGTCATGCCCTCGAATGCATGCTCTGGGCGGGCACTGGTGTTTTGTGGACAGTGAGCGGCGGCATTCCACGATCGAGCCTGATCGGATCGGCGCAGGCGGCTGAAGGCAGCGGCTTCACCTTTCTTCAGATCTCCGACAGTCATGTCGGTTTTGACAAGAAGGCGAACCCGAACGCGCTTGGAACGCTGCAAGAGGCCATCGCCAAGGTCAAGGCACTTCCCAACAAGCCGTCTTTCATGCTGCACACCGGCGATATCACCCATTTGTCGAAACCAAAGGAGTTCGACGACGCCGCGCAAGTCATCGGCAGTTCGGGGCTCGACACGCACTACGTGCCGGGCGAACACGACAACCTCGATGATGTTCCGCTCAAATCCTACCTCGAGCGTTACGGCAAAGGCACCAAGGGCACGGGCTGGTATTCCTTCAACCAGAATGGCGTCCATTTCATAGGTCTCAACAATGTGATGAACATCGAGGCCGGCGGCATGGGCAAGCTTGGACCTGAACAGCTGGCGTGGCTGGCCGATGACGTGAAAGGTCTTTCCGCCTCCACGCCTATCGTCGTCTTCGCCCACATTCCGCTATGGACGATCTCCAAGGAATGGGGCTGGGGCACCGAAGATTCCGAGAACGCGCTATCCATGTTGAAGCGCTTCGGCTCGGTGACGGTGCTCAATGGGCACATTCACCAGCTGATGCAGAAGGTTGAAGGCAGCGTCAACTTTCATACCGCGAGGTCCACGGCGTTTCCTCAGCCGGCGCCAGGTTCGGCTCCTGCGCCGACGCCCCTGGTCGTTCCGGCAGAAAAATTGCGCTCGGTGCTGGGCATCAGAACCGTCATCTACACGCAGGGCAAGGAATTGCTCGCCGTCACCGACCAACCTTTGGCAACGGCCTGA
- a CDS encoding substrate-binding domain-containing protein, translating to MKKIGLIAGILVSVALLSPAFAQTKPTIPVIVTDLSSPYWQAVLAGARKAGADLGVNVVGLGPQSAADVNGQIAVLEKAAAADAAAIVIAPAQFAALGKPIEEAAKKTKVIGIDSAADTKAMTSLLAIDNLKAGGVAADTLIAAIQRTYADAEGDVVIINLTSGVPSLDQRAKGFKDLVAAKYGAMNVAAEKVADGKPATGIEIMKGFISGMEDLRGVFVSDPVMTQAIGQAVAEKTTKDKIHVVGFGSDEKLVKFLQDDVITGLIVEDPFRMGYDGVKTAFAASKGEKVPANIEIEATLITKANLSSARAQELLKPNVK from the coding sequence ATGAAGAAGATAGGTCTTATCGCTGGCATCCTTGTCAGTGTTGCGCTTTTATCACCCGCCTTTGCTCAAACCAAGCCAACGATTCCCGTGATCGTGACGGACTTGAGCTCGCCCTATTGGCAGGCTGTCCTCGCCGGCGCCCGCAAGGCGGGTGCCGACCTCGGCGTCAATGTCGTGGGTCTCGGTCCGCAATCGGCAGCCGACGTAAACGGTCAGATTGCGGTGCTGGAAAAAGCCGCAGCAGCCGATGCGGCGGCAATCGTGATCGCGCCGGCGCAATTTGCCGCCCTCGGAAAGCCGATCGAGGAAGCGGCCAAAAAAACCAAGGTGATCGGGATTGACTCTGCAGCCGACACCAAAGCGATGACGTCGCTGCTTGCGATCGATAATCTTAAGGCGGGCGGCGTTGCAGCCGACACGCTTATTGCTGCCATACAGAGAACATATGCCGATGCGGAGGGTGACGTCGTGATAATCAACCTCACGTCCGGTGTCCCCTCGCTGGATCAGCGCGCCAAGGGCTTCAAGGATCTGGTTGCCGCGAAATACGGTGCGATGAATGTCGCTGCCGAAAAGGTCGCGGACGGCAAACCCGCAACGGGCATCGAGATCATGAAAGGATTTATTTCCGGCATGGAGGATCTGCGCGGCGTATTCGTCTCAGATCCAGTCATGACGCAGGCGATAGGCCAAGCGGTGGCTGAAAAGACGACAAAGGACAAGATCCACGTCGTCGGCTTTGGATCGGACGAAAAACTGGTCAAATTCCTGCAAGACGATGTGATTACCGGACTGATCGTCGAGGACCCGTTTCGCATGGGTTATGATGGCGTCAAGACGGCGTTCGCAGCCTCAAAGGGCGAGAAGGTGCCGGCCAATATCGAAATTGAGGCAACGCTGATCACCAAGGCGAATTTGAGTTCTGCGCGCGCGCAAGAACTCCTCAAGCCGAACGTCAAATAA
- a CDS encoding M20/M25/M40 family metallo-hydrolase, translating to MAGTAAHKRAVAWAEARLKAAGFENVHSEPFTFPAWIRGEEKAEIVAPIPQHLAITALGGSIATDANGIEAEIALFRTYDDLLAAAPGSLAGKIAIVTQRMVRAQDGSGYGAANPIRRSGPSEAAKRGAVAYLLRSLGTDSHRLPHTGALTYKDDAPRIPAASLAVPDAEQLERLAALGPVRIRLVLRPTVEENASSWNVVGELKGNERPDEIVLIGGHLDSWDLGTGATDDGAGTAIAFGAARLIGSLPQRPSRTIRVVLFGAEEMDFSGAAYAQAHQGEIGNIVVAAEADFGAGNVYSVQLPPGAAGSDFGRLLQRVIAPLGANVDSRPALFGGEDIRDLHRAGVPTSSLRQDGLDYFDTHHTADDTLDKIDPKRLEQAVAVWTAFTYLSATSGVDFRSLASTAK from the coding sequence TTGGCCGGAACTGCTGCCCATAAGCGGGCGGTCGCATGGGCTGAAGCACGGTTGAAAGCAGCGGGCTTCGAGAACGTGCATTCCGAACCTTTTACCTTCCCAGCCTGGATTCGGGGCGAGGAGAAGGCGGAGATCGTAGCCCCAATCCCCCAGCATCTCGCCATTACGGCATTGGGTGGCTCGATCGCCACGGATGCCAACGGTATCGAGGCCGAGATCGCATTGTTCCGAACGTACGATGATCTGCTGGCAGCGGCTCCGGGATCGCTCGCCGGGAAGATCGCAATAGTGACCCAGCGCATGGTAAGGGCCCAGGACGGGAGCGGCTATGGTGCCGCAAACCCGATCCGGCGTTCTGGTCCGTCGGAGGCCGCAAAGCGCGGCGCCGTAGCTTATCTGCTGCGCTCGCTTGGTACCGACAGCCATCGCCTGCCTCATACTGGTGCTCTGACTTACAAGGATGACGCTCCGCGGATTCCGGCTGCTTCACTGGCCGTGCCGGATGCCGAGCAGCTTGAGCGGTTGGCGGCTCTTGGTCCGGTCAGGATTCGTCTTGTGTTAAGGCCAACGGTTGAAGAGAATGCATCGTCGTGGAACGTCGTCGGCGAGTTGAAGGGAAACGAGCGTCCGGATGAGATCGTCCTCATCGGCGGACATCTCGATTCCTGGGATCTCGGCACCGGTGCGACCGACGACGGGGCCGGAACCGCCATAGCCTTCGGTGCGGCTCGACTTATTGGCAGCCTGCCGCAACGCCCAAGCCGAACGATCCGTGTCGTCTTGTTCGGCGCTGAGGAGATGGATTTCAGCGGCGCCGCTTATGCCCAGGCTCACCAAGGGGAGATCGGCAACATCGTCGTCGCTGCTGAGGCGGATTTCGGGGCTGGAAATGTCTATTCCGTGCAGCTGCCGCCCGGCGCTGCCGGCAGTGATTTCGGTCGCTTGTTGCAGCGGGTCATCGCGCCGCTCGGCGCTAATGTTGACAGTCGGCCGGCCCTTTTCGGTGGCGAAGACATTCGCGATCTGCACCGAGCGGGCGTTCCGACAAGCTCACTGAGGCAGGATGGTCTTGACTATTTCGATACCCATCACACCGCAGACGACACGCTCGACAAGATAGATCCGAAACGGCTCGAGCAGGCCGTCGCGGTGTGGACCGCTTTCACTTACCTTTCCGCGACATCGGGTGTTGATTTCAGAAGCCTGGCATCGACGGCAAAATAG
- a CDS encoding cytochrome c, translated as MRPIQRNERRQNSMTSYGYCSTAVCLALIALAPSVGRAIAESNSPSSAILSPGSRFSESNGAELFAGICQGCHMPDGRGAAGAGYYPSLVNNKNLEAKAYPVYVVVRGQRAMPPVGSMMSDDQVAEVVNYLRTHFGNQYQDTVTVEDVKLVRP; from the coding sequence ATGCGACCGATACAGCGCAACGAGCGAAGACAAAATTCGATGACATCGTACGGCTATTGTTCAACCGCTGTATGTCTGGCCTTGATTGCATTGGCCCCTTCGGTAGGGCGCGCGATTGCCGAATCCAATTCGCCGTCCAGTGCGATCTTGAGTCCGGGCTCCAGATTTTCGGAATCGAATGGCGCCGAATTGTTTGCGGGTATCTGTCAGGGCTGCCACATGCCGGACGGCAGAGGCGCGGCAGGGGCAGGCTATTACCCGTCCCTCGTCAACAACAAGAACCTCGAAGCCAAAGCCTATCCGGTCTATGTCGTGGTTCGAGGGCAGCGTGCGATGCCTCCGGTCGGCTCGATGATGAGTGATGACCAGGTCGCCGAAGTCGTCAACTATCTCAGAACGCATTTTGGCAATCAGTATCAAGACACGGTAACGGTCGAAGACGTCAAGCTGGTCCGGCCATAG
- a CDS encoding NAD(P)/FAD-dependent oxidoreductase has protein sequence MHNDTEAVLTRRGLLALVGSVAGSAAMYQAMTSLGFAAESRYRGPIKLEGDAKGASVLILGAGLAGMTAALELRKAGYRVQVLEFNNRPGGRNWTIRGGDKFTELGGAEQTCGFEEGLYLNPGPWRIPFHHRAVLDYCRRLGVTLEPFIQLNHNAFLHSSAAFNGRPQRIREIKSDFQGQVAELLAKATQQSKLDEAVSTEDKEILLQALRSWGALDKNYAYSASLVSANFRGYARDPGGGLAARPVAGKPANLSDILESRLWRYLQNFALYQFQTTMFQPVGGMDMIGKAFAREVGDLIQYDAKVTRIQQHDGGVAVSYVNSRTPGMTQVAKADWCVCTIPLSILSQIPIDVGSRMKAAIDAVPYASSVKIGLQFKRRFWEEDEAIYGGITYTDLPIRQISYPSSGFNRNGRGVLLGAYVFDVANSFEFTSMAPADRIARAVELGSSIHPQYRTEFENGIAVAWHRMPFTLGCAGSWTDEAREDHYDDLCQIDGHFVLAGEHASYIPAWQEGAILSALDAITRLHERVVKM, from the coding sequence ATGCACAACGATACCGAGGCGGTTTTGACCAGGCGAGGTCTGCTTGCGCTCGTAGGATCGGTCGCCGGAAGTGCCGCAATGTATCAGGCCATGACCAGCCTCGGCTTCGCCGCTGAGTCTAGGTATAGAGGCCCGATCAAGCTGGAGGGAGACGCGAAGGGCGCATCGGTCCTGATCCTTGGCGCGGGACTTGCCGGGATGACGGCGGCGCTCGAATTGCGCAAGGCCGGCTACAGGGTCCAGGTATTGGAGTTCAACAACCGTCCGGGAGGACGCAACTGGACGATAAGGGGAGGGGACAAGTTTACCGAACTGGGCGGTGCCGAGCAGACTTGTGGGTTTGAGGAAGGTCTTTATCTGAACCCCGGCCCGTGGCGCATTCCCTTTCATCATCGTGCCGTGCTCGATTATTGCAGGCGTCTCGGCGTCACGCTTGAGCCGTTCATCCAACTTAATCACAACGCCTTTCTGCACTCGTCCGCCGCCTTTAACGGTCGGCCACAGCGCATTCGCGAGATCAAGTCCGACTTTCAGGGCCAGGTTGCGGAATTATTGGCCAAAGCTACTCAGCAGAGCAAGCTCGACGAAGCGGTGTCGACGGAAGACAAAGAGATCTTGCTGCAGGCGCTGAGATCGTGGGGCGCGTTGGACAAGAACTACGCTTATAGCGCCAGTCTTGTTTCGGCGAATTTTCGCGGCTACGCCCGGGATCCCGGAGGCGGACTCGCCGCGAGACCGGTTGCAGGCAAACCCGCGAACCTGTCGGACATTCTGGAATCCAGGCTCTGGCGGTATCTGCAGAATTTCGCGTTGTACCAATTCCAGACCACCATGTTCCAGCCCGTCGGCGGCATGGACATGATAGGCAAAGCGTTCGCCAGGGAAGTCGGCGACCTCATTCAGTACGATGCGAAAGTTACTCGTATCCAACAACACGATGGCGGCGTGGCCGTAAGCTATGTCAATTCCAGGACGCCAGGAATGACGCAAGTTGCTAAAGCCGACTGGTGCGTCTGCACGATTCCCCTTTCGATCCTGAGTCAGATCCCCATTGATGTGGGCTCGCGCATGAAGGCCGCCATCGACGCAGTTCCCTACGCTTCGTCTGTCAAAATCGGCCTCCAATTCAAGCGCAGGTTCTGGGAAGAGGACGAAGCGATTTACGGGGGGATCACCTATACGGACCTGCCAATTCGCCAGATCTCGTACCCCAGCAGCGGGTTCAATCGTAACGGACGAGGCGTGTTGTTGGGCGCCTATGTTTTTGACGTGGCAAATTCGTTTGAATTCACGTCCATGGCGCCAGCGGACCGGATCGCGCGTGCCGTCGAATTGGGATCCAGTATTCACCCCCAATATCGAACCGAATTCGAAAACGGAATTGCGGTGGCCTGGCATCGAATGCCTTTTACGCTAGGTTGCGCCGGAAGCTGGACGGATGAGGCGAGAGAAGATCATTACGACGATCTGTGCCAGATCGACGGCCACTTCGTTCTTGCGGGCGAACATGCGTCCTACATTCCCGCCTGGCAGGAGGGTGCAATCTTGTCGGCGCTCGATGCGATCACGCGGCTACACGAGCGCGTCGTAAAGATGTAA
- a CDS encoding HD domain-containing protein, with translation MAGHADAMTLSERADAIEEHMMHELEHLVIKSALFNLADGRLDDDTALIARNPGKYLLMKEDPRLPKTPPKPTLIDYFKCRFASTSHLLQSAAHAKKSGHGEKVIMACLLHDIAVAGFIRCDHGYWGAQMIEPYVDEEVSWAVRAHQALRFFPDETVGYQYPEAYVKWFGPDFQPEPYIVDEYNRALNHRHYMTARLITLNDLYSFDPNASVDIEEFTDIIGRHFKQPKEGLGLDSSPSAHMWRTMLWPTRFL, from the coding sequence ATGGCTGGTCACGCAGACGCAATGACTTTATCCGAGCGCGCCGATGCGATCGAGGAGCACATGATGCACGAGCTTGAGCACCTCGTCATCAAGTCGGCGCTTTTCAACCTAGCCGACGGAAGGCTGGATGACGACACCGCCCTGATTGCAAGAAATCCAGGCAAGTATCTTCTCATGAAGGAGGACCCGCGCCTCCCCAAAACGCCGCCCAAACCAACCTTGATCGACTATTTCAAATGCCGCTTTGCATCGACGTCGCACTTGCTGCAGAGCGCAGCGCACGCCAAAAAATCCGGCCACGGCGAGAAGGTCATTATGGCTTGCCTCCTGCACGATATCGCGGTCGCCGGTTTCATCAGGTGCGACCATGGTTATTGGGGCGCCCAGATGATCGAGCCTTATGTCGACGAAGAGGTGAGTTGGGCCGTGCGTGCCCATCAGGCGCTCCGCTTCTTTCCGGACGAAACGGTCGGCTACCAATATCCCGAAGCTTACGTGAAATGGTTTGGTCCCGACTTCCAGCCCGAGCCCTATATCGTTGACGAGTACAACCGCGCGCTCAACCATCGGCACTACATGACGGCGCGCTTGATCACCCTCAACGACCTCTATTCCTTCGATCCAAATGCCTCGGTCGACATCGAGGAGTTCACCGACATCATCGGACGTCATTTCAAGCAGCCGAAAGAGGGGCTTGGACTCGACAGCAGCCCATCCGCGCATATGTGGCGCACGATGCTATGGCCAACCCGATTTCTCTAG